A genomic region of Oncorhynchus mykiss isolate Arlee chromosome 2, USDA_OmykA_1.1, whole genome shotgun sequence contains the following coding sequences:
- the LOC110510828 gene encoding uncharacterized protein LOC110510828 isoform X1: protein MEEGEANGGEGENTNGEDKMALAEEAKPSKRPRIMQCKVTLLDDTLFECELGKHATGSDLFVKVCDHLNLLERDYCGLAVWDTPTSRTWLDASKEIRKQVADYTYEFTFNVKFYPPDPAQLTEDLTRYYLCLQLRKDILSGLLPCSFVTLAMLGSYTAQSELGEYDPEVHGSHYTKELRLAPGQGKELEDKVMELHRTYRSMSPAQADMLFLENAKKLSMYGVDLHQAKDLEGVDITLGVCSGGLMVYKDKLRINRFPWPKVLKISYKRSSFFIKIRPSEQEQYESTIGFKLPNYKASKKLWKASVEHHTFFRVSSVEPPSSRSRFLALGSKFRYSGRTQAQTRQASSMIARPAPRFTRSASKRLSRTIDEAGDDDLQASQLSASPNKTEDDDWFFMLGSDQPQTLFSPARGRETFSVETSTQSWDDGKSVQTVRQAWQETETGQTVSRTVSQTWQGRVSDEQQQGRLEEEKEEDWSVLLGRRLSLPYVPYPMMKPPVKYRSAQVAKVATAKILERLLQPRQEQSDDWVMQLDRSFEFADTPPCYTPVLPLLITPICPSSVSPPVSLEKEETRQERREVIKRLQEGVFLVEKLREVEVLDERLREVKVLEERLQEVDELEERIQEEVEARQEEEGGVEQEEGEVEEEVVEAAEENVEDVDELEEQIKEVFLKGLLPDESGEDEGLKEESMEEAEESEKGWSNVASTSSVVRRVDLRTQNSVTIVKEMRQQEGGMEEETLEQVAVSDEGLKEDEGWLEERKHQALVEGLPEGLEERRGEIRVERRRKKVTIVTQDESLPDELEKKASEKLSEDQIGGHFYKEGQLMVKFNELFAAEKLGLPIVTIQQEWLQEQEKVREEKQEERVEQVKISGEGLIEVKGGLEDRMRQMSEERLREGEQTVVKTKKTVRIVEEMRRTQKTLEEKSSEDILSEERLGDGFYTEGEVLVKFRKDVERVPHRVRQMEKPQEEEEEEEVVEVNMQPSQPEDKDDWVVLLDSLPHKTLYKPPVMPADSALVPVVSTRFSVVLVDTVEQRAPERECIEVEATQQQPERGLVEGRRLWQMQEDDWFMLLDLVDRVPSGVPTTPVSASLQEQVQVYVDETISSMVKVMTAVQREETRVTVVEEMELQEDQSRLEQKLSQREMEDGWFVLLDIVPREPSVIPSVSEECVFVSASVEERIPVYPEESVSSVVELTTVEQREERRVTVMEEERRQEEVILPPQPSREMDDDWFVQLDVVPRETSYKPPVAPAEPTPVSPDVISPVVEVKAEQQKPVVVLVEEMRPQQEREVEEWQRQPERDDDWFTLFADVREEPIIVPPVGFVLLDAVREERAGVPPVSLAVSDRVYPEVVPAKHLTIEPEPRVFVVEAVRLLPEDFALEGKATQPQREQDDDWFLQLDVAPKVAAAPVVVIYSGVKETVEQKPPKTVRIMEETVKMEEGPVVTPKEVDDDWFVLWDRAPSKILTTPKAFHVDREVIELVPRRTVIVVEETRKPHRVVEDRRQPEVELVKTLPPQERGEGDDWFTLFEASRQEPVKMPTVAVVTRPAPVVDVMVTSTEQRTQKRVTIVEERWREERTLQQRLPQRQREVDDDWFVLLDAAPKELVALRERLQVYTDITVVKGPAAQPKPRVVVEEEKRPAQPQRDVDDHWFVLRDKKSVAVVATHKAARPVSAPVFSQAALMEAGIPMAPLDLQQPQTSTPIRLPARQDDRKLQVTVEAVDEGSAEVKSKQTDTEEPVQMRKKRAKRTEGDSIYIRHSLLMLEDFEKPQEDLIRHHTSISELKRNFMASVPESRGPSEWDKRLSTHSPFRSLGINGQPLPDADGSVCITPIREELDTKAALQQDESSNTVRPSGGPSPSPASTETGPDRVDSKSHDAPGVAGPYVQDDEHVSSGTTTSHVPVVEVERAQLPHSYQLQGTVLEEEEPADPGSRGEQSGRITGTSHTSYFVSGVPHVIRCFQPPLVQTQTVTITDVSNSLPTDVSTKDVPIVQTQTISYESAEVSVDGTDGGKEATALSSIQSITSESSRETSGTSITTTTTHISKVVKGGASETRVEKRIVITADSEDDQGSDGGATAM from the exons AAACATGCGACGggctcagatctgtttgtgaagGTGTGTGACCACCTCAACCTGCTGGAGAGAGACTACTGTGGCCTGGCCGTCTGGGATACCCCCACCTCCAGG ACATGGCTGGACGCCTCCAAAGAGATCCGGAAACAGGTGGCAG ATTATACATACGAGTTCACTTTCAACGTGAAGTTCTACCCTCCTGATCCAGCTCAGCTCACAGAAGACCTCACCAG GTACTACCTGTGTCTACAGCTGCGTAAAGACATCCTGAGTGGCCTGCTGCCATGCTCCTTTGTAACTCTGGCCATGCTAGGCTCCTACACGGCCCAGTCTGAGCTGGGGGAGTATGATCCAGAGGTCCACGGCTCTCACTATACCAAGGAGCTGAGGCTGGCCCCGGGACAGGGCAAAGAGCTGGAGGACAAGGTCATGGAGTTGCACCGCACATACAG ATCCATGAGTCCAGCCCAGGCAGACATGTTGTTTCTGGAGAATGCCAAGAAGCTGTCTATGTATGGAGTGGATCTGCACCAAGCCAAG GATCTTGAGGGTGTGGACATCACTCTAGGGGTGTGTTCTGGTGGTCTCATGGTATATAAGGACAAGCTGAGGATCAATCGTTTCCCCTGGCCCAAAGTCCTCAAGATCTCCTACAAGCGAAGCAGCTTCTTCATCAAGATCCGTCCCTCTGAACAAGAACAGTATGAGAGCACAATCGGCTTCAAGCTGCCCAACTACAAGGCCTCCAAGAAGCTGTGGAAGGCCTCAGTGGAACACCATACCTTCTTCAG GGTGTCGTCCGTGGAGCCCCCGTCGTCCCGCTCCCGGTTCCTGGCGCTGGGGTCAAAGTTCAGGTACAGTGGCCGTACCCAGGCCCAGACCCGCCAGGCCAGTTCCATGATCGCCCGGCCCGCCCCTCGCTTCACACGGTCCGCCAGCAAGAGGCTGTCCCGCACCATCGACgaag CTGGAGATGATGATCTCCAAGCCTCGCAGCTCTCTGCTAGTCCAAACAAGACCGAGGATGACGATTGGTTCTTCATGCTGGGATCTGACCAACCCCAGACTTTATTTTCACCAG ccagagggagggagacttTCTCTGTGGAGACTTCTACTCAGAGCTGGGATGATGGCAAGTCTgtccagacagtcagacaggcatGGCAGGAGACTGAGACAGGCCAGACGGTCAGTCGGACTGTCAGTCAGACATGGCAGGGACGAGTGTCTGATGAACAGCAGCaggggagactggaggaggagaaagaggaggattgGTCTGTCCTGCTGGGCAGACGACTCTCCCTTCCCTATGTCCCCTACCCCATGATGAAACCGCCAG TCAAATACCGCTCTGCCCAGGTGGCAAAGGTGGCCACGGCCAAAATTCTGGAGAGGCTGCTACAGCCAAGGCAGGAACAAAGTGATGACTGGGTCATGCAGTTGGACCGCAGCTTTGAGTTTGCAGACACACCTCCAT GCTACACTCCTGTTCTTCCTCTACTGATAACCCCAATCTGCCCCTcctcagtctctcccccagtctccctggagaaggaggagactaggcaggagaggagggaggtgatcAAGAGGCTCCAGGAAGGGGTGTTCCTGGTGGAGAAGCTGAGGGAGGTAGAGGTGCTGGATGAGAGACTGAGGGAGGTGAAGGTTTTGGAAGAACGGCTGCAGGAGGTGgatgagctggaggagaggatacaggaggaggtggaagccaggcaggaggaggagggaggggtagaacaagaggagggggaggtagaggaggaggtggtagaggcaGCGGAAGAGAATGTGGAGGATGTAGATGAGTTGGAGGAGCAGATAAAGGAGGTGTTTCTCAAAGGATTGCTGCCAGATGAGTCAGGGGAAGATGAGGGACTAAAAGAGGAGAGTATGGAAGAGGCAGAGGAATCTGAAAAAGGGTGGTCAAATGTGGCAAGCACCTCCTCTGTGGTACGGAGAGTAGATTTGAGGACCCAGAATAGTGTGACTATAGTGAAAGAGATGAGGCAAcaagaaggagggatggaggaggagacgCTGGAACAGGTGGCGGTTTCAGACGAGGGATTGAAAGAGGATGAAGgatggttagaggagaggaagcaTCAGGCTTTGGTGGAAGGGTTGCCAGAGGGGcttgaggaaaggagaggagagataagagtggaaaggaggaggaagaaggtgaCTATAGTGACACAGGATGAGAGTCTTCCAGATGAACTAGAGAAGAAAGCATCTGAGAAGTTGTCAGAGGACCAGATAGGAGGCCATTTTTATAAAGAGGGACAACTTATGGTGAAATTCAATGAACTATTTGCGGCAGAGAAGTTAGGGTTACCGATAGTTACAATTCAGCAGGAGTGGCTCCAAGAACAGGAAAAGGTCAgggaggagaaacaggaggagagagtggaacAGGTGAAGATTTCAGGCGAGGGATTGATAGAGGTGAAAGGAGGTCTAGAGGATAGGATGCGGCAGATGTCGGAGGAAAGGTTGCGAGAGGGAGAGCAGACTGTGGTGAAAACCAAGAAAACAGTGAGAATAGTGGAAGAAATGAGGAGAACACAGAAGACACTCGAGGAAAAGTCATCAGAGGACATTTTATCAGAGGAAAGGCTGGGAGATGGTTTTTATACAGAGGGGGAAGTTTTGGtgaaattcagaaaggatgtggAGAGGGTTCCACATAGAGTCAGACAAATGGAGAAGccccaagaagaagaagaagaagaagaggtagTGGAAGTGAATATGCAGCCATCCCAGCCAGAAGACAAGGACGATTGGGTTGTGCTGCTGGACAGCCTCCCACACAAGACTCTTTATAAGCCTCCAG TCATGCCAGCCGACTCCGCTCTGGTGCCTGTGGTCTCCACAAGATTCTCTGTGGTGTTAGTAGACACGGTCGAGCAGAGAGCACCAGAGAGGGAATGCATTGAAGTGGAGGCCACACAGCAACAGCCTGAAAGGGGATTGGTGGAAGGACGGAGATTGTGGCAAATGCAGGAAGATGATTGGTTTATGCTCTTGGACCTGGTTGATCGTGTTCCTTCAGGTGTACCAACCACACCAGTTTCAG CTTCTTTGCAAGAGCAAGTTCAGGTGTACGTAGATGAAACCATCTCTTCCATGGTTAAAGTGATGACAGCggtgcagagagaggagaccagggtgactgtagtggaggagatggagttACAGGAAGACCAGAGCCGTCTGGAACAGAAACtgtcacagagagagatggaagatggCTGGTTTGTTTTGCTGGACATTGTTCCCAGAGAACCATCTGTGATTCCGTCAG TATCTGAGGAATGTGTGTTTGTATCAGCTTCTGTGGAAGAGCGTATTCCGGTATACCCTGAGGAAAGCGTCTCCTCTGTGGTTGAGTTGACGAcagtagagcagagagaggagagaagggtgacTGTAATGGAAGAGGAGCGACGTCAAGAAGAAGTTATACTTCCACCACAGCCATCAAGAGAAATGGACGATGACTGGTTTGTGCAACTGGATGTCGTGCCCAGAGAAACATCCTATAAACCACCAG TCGCTCCAGCAGAGCCAACACCGGTTTCTCCAGATGTGATCAGCCCTGTGGTTGAGGTAAAGGCTGAACAGCAGAAGCCAGTGGTGGTTCTGGTGGAGGAGATGAGGCCACAACAGGAACGGGAAGTAGAGGAGTGGCAGCGACAACCAGAGAGAGATGATGATTGGTTTACACTGTTTGCTGATGTCCGTGAGGAGCCGATCATTGTACCACCAGTGGGGTTTGTTCTGTTGGATGCAGTCCGTGAAGAACGTGCTGGGGTTCCACCAG TTTCCCTGGCTGTTAGCGATAGGGTATACCCAGAGGTTGTGCCCGCCAAACATCTGACCATTGAGCCTGAACCAAGAGTGTTTGTGGTGGAAGCAGTCCGATTACTTCCTGAAGACTTTGCCCTGGAGGGTAAGGCAACACAACCGCAGAGAGAGCAGGATGATGATTGGTTTTTGCAGCTGGATGTTGCCCCTAAAGTAGCAG cTGCACCAGTGGTGGTGATTTACTCTGGTGTGAAGGAGACAGTGGAACAGAAACCACCAAAGACCGTGAGGATCATGGAAGAGACTGTTAAGATGGAGGAGGGGCCTGTGGTAACACCTAAAGAAGTGGATGATGATTGGTTTGTGCTCTGGGACCGCGCTCCCTCCAAGATACTGACCACACCCAAGG CGTTCCATGTAGACAGAGAGGTTATAGAGCTGGTACCCCGGAGAACAGTGATTGTGGTGGAGGAAACTAGGAAACCACATAGAGTGGTGGAGGACAGACGTCAACCGGAGGTTGAACTGGTGAAAACACTGCCTCcccaagagagaggggagggtgatgATTGGTTCACGCTCTTTGAAGCCTCTCGCCAAGAGCCTGTGAAAATGCCAACAG tTGCTGTGGTAACTAGACCTGCCCCTGTGGTTGACGTGATGGTGACGAGCACAGAGCAGAGAACCCAGAAAAGGGTGACGAtagtggaggagaggtggagagaggagaggaccctgCAGCAGAGACtgcctcagagacagagagaggtggacgaTGACTGGTTTGTCCTGCTGGATGCTGCCCCTAAAGAATTAG TTGCTCTCCGTGAGCGTCTCCAGGTCTATACTGACATAACTGTGGTCAAAGGTCCAGCCGCTCAGCCCAAACCCAGAGTGGTggttgaggaggagaagagaccagCACAACCCCAGAGAGATGTGGATGACCATTGGTTTGTGTTGCGGGATAAAAAATCGGTTGCAG TGGTGGCCACCCACAAGGCCGCCCGTCCGGTCAGCGCCCCAGTCTTCTCCCAGGCAGCACTGATGGAGGCAGGGATCCCCATGGCCCCCCTGGACCTCCAGCAGCCCCAGACATCCACCCCCATCAGGCTGCCAGCCCGCCAGGACGACAGGAAGCTGCAGGTCACCGTGGAGGCAGTGGACGAGGGCTCAGCCGAGGTCAAG TCTAAGCAGACGGACACTGAGGAGCCGGTTCAAATGAGGAAG AAAAGAGCTAAGAGAACTGAGGGTGACTCAATTTATATCAGACATAGTCTTTTAATGTTGGAG gactTTGAGAAGCCCCAGGAGGATCTCATCAGGCATCATACTAGTATCAGTGAGCTGAAGAGGAACTTCATGGCATCTGTCCCAGAGTCCCGGGGGCCCAGCGAATGGGACAAGCGCCTGTCCACTCACTCCCCCTTCCGCAGCCTGGGCATCAACGGACAGCCTTTACCTGATGCCGACGGG AGTGTGTGTATTACTCCTATAAGGGAAGAGCTGGACACTAAGGCAGCGCTACAACAGGACGAGTCCAGCAACACTGTAAGACCATCGGGggggcccagccccagccctgctAGCACAGAAACTGGGCCTGATAGGGTTGACTCCAAATCCCATGATGCACCTGGGGTGGCAGGGCCATATGTTCAGGATGATGAGCATGTTAGCTCTGGGACCACCACCAGCCACGTACCTGTCGTTGAGGTGGAGAGGGCACAGCTGCCCCACTCCTATCAGCTCCAGGGTACagtgctggaggaggaggagccggCAGACCCAGGGTCGAGGGGGGAGCAGTCTGGGAGGATAACTGGAACCTCCCACACCTCCTATTTCGTGAGCGGTGTTCCCCATGTCATACGCTGTTTCCAG CCCCCTCTGGTGCAGACCCAGACAGTCACCATCACAGACGTGTCCAACTCCCTCCCTACTGACGTCTCCACTAAGGATGTCCCTATCGTTCAGACCCAGACTATCAGCTACGAGTCTGCAGAG GTGTCAGTTGATGGGACAGATGGGGGGAAAGAGGCCACAGCACTGAGCAGCATTCAGTCCATTACCTCAGAGAGCAGCAGGGAAACCAGTGGCacctccatcactaccaccaccactcacaTCTCCAAG GTGGTGAAAGGAGGAGCGTCAGAGACCAGAGTGGAGAAGAGGATCGTCATCACTGCCGACTCAGAGGATGACCAG GGAAGCGACGGCGGAGCAACAGCAATGTGA